A genomic region of Thermodesulfobium narugense DSM 14796 contains the following coding sequences:
- the pstS gene encoding phosphate ABC transporter substrate-binding protein PstS codes for MKRIILSLLGVFLLVAAAFYVAGCSSSNAPQSASQVKQLTGAGSTFVYPLFSKMFEEYKKEKGVEVNYQSIGSGGGINALKDGTTDFSASDAYMSEKEMQAVPGGVVTIADAAGAVSISYNIPGVKDLVLDGKAIADIYLGKIKKWNDPYLEKLNPGVNLPDKPITVAHRSDGSGTTFIFTNYLSLISPEWKDTVGAGTSVKWPVGLGGKGSEGVTAIVKQNPYSIGYVELTYALQNNITTAKVKNKSGNVVAPTLDSTKKAFEGVKLPSDMRALVLDTSNPEGYPITGFTFILLHKEMNYKGNTLARAKAVLDLVKWIITDGQKYCEPLDYVQLPKEAVDINMKNLESITWDGKPILAK; via the coding sequence ATGAAAAGAATCATTCTATCCTTGTTGGGTGTCTTTTTGCTTGTAGCTGCAGCTTTTTATGTGGCTGGATGTTCTAGCTCAAATGCTCCTCAGTCAGCTTCTCAGGTAAAGCAGCTTACTGGTGCAGGTTCCACCTTTGTTTATCCTCTGTTTTCAAAGATGTTTGAAGAATATAAGAAAGAAAAGGGAGTTGAAGTAAATTATCAGTCAATAGGATCGGGAGGGGGAATTAACGCTCTTAAGGACGGTACTACTGACTTTTCTGCGAGCGATGCATATATGTCAGAAAAAGAGATGCAGGCAGTGCCGGGTGGGGTAGTTACTATTGCAGATGCTGCAGGTGCTGTCTCAATTTCATATAACATTCCAGGAGTCAAGGATCTTGTTTTGGACGGCAAGGCTATAGCGGATATATATCTTGGGAAAATCAAAAAATGGAATGATCCATATCTTGAAAAACTAAATCCTGGCGTAAATCTCCCAGACAAGCCCATAACGGTAGCTCACAGATCTGATGGCTCTGGAACGACATTCATATTTACAAATTATCTTTCTCTTATTAGCCCTGAGTGGAAGGATACAGTTGGTGCTGGAACTTCAGTTAAATGGCCGGTAGGTCTTGGTGGGAAGGGTAGTGAGGGCGTTACTGCTATTGTTAAGCAAAACCCTTATTCAATAGGTTATGTAGAGCTAACCTATGCGCTTCAAAACAATATTACTACTGCAAAGGTAAAGAATAAATCGGGCAATGTAGTTGCTCCAACTCTTGATAGCACCAAAAAGGCATTCGAAGGGGTAAAATTGCCTTCTGATATGAGAGCTCTTGTGCTAGATACGTCAAATCCTGAAGGTTATCCTATAACAGGATTTACTTTTATCCTTTTGCACAAGGAGATGAATTACAAGGGCAATACATTGGCAAGGGCGAAGGCAGTACTTGATCTGGTAAAGTGGATTATCACCGATGGGCAAAAGTATTGCGAACCCTTAGATTATGTTCAGCTTCCAAAGGAAGCAGTTGATATAAATATGAAGAATTTAGAATCAATTACCTGGGATGGAAAACCAATTCTTGCCAAATAA
- a CDS encoding SIR2 family NAD-dependent protein deacylase produces the protein MDEKYSKTANIIKDKGVVVFSGAGISTESGIPDFRSPTGLWNQEDFISLASIDALYERRSEFIKFYRERLSKIKLANPNKSHEIVAKLEEMGLVTCVITQNIDRLHQKAGSKKVIEIHGNIEEAYCRTCKSIFPSSILDDVEMCPNCGGAIGPNVVLFGEAMPPSFNDSMNIIKRAKACIVIGSSLSVYPAAAIPETALKFNAKLIIINKMKTHLDNFADAVFNESSSLVLEKLYEILTS, from the coding sequence ATGGATGAAAAATATTCAAAAACAGCTAATATCATAAAAGACAAAGGTGTAGTGGTATTTTCAGGAGCTGGCATTTCCACTGAGTCCGGCATACCAGACTTCAGATCCCCCACAGGATTATGGAATCAGGAGGATTTTATTTCGCTTGCTTCAATAGATGCGCTATATGAGAGAAGAAGCGAATTTATAAAGTTTTACAGAGAGAGACTTTCAAAAATAAAGCTTGCAAACCCAAACAAGTCGCACGAAATAGTTGCAAAATTAGAAGAAATGGGACTTGTAACGTGTGTAATAACTCAAAACATTGACAGATTGCACCAAAAAGCAGGTTCTAAAAAAGTTATAGAGATACACGGCAATATTGAAGAAGCATACTGTAGAACATGTAAGTCCATATTCCCATCAAGCATTTTAGACGACGTCGAGATGTGCCCAAATTGTGGTGGAGCAATTGGGCCAAATGTTGTTCTATTTGGAGAAGCTATGCCACCCAGTTTTAATGATTCAATGAATATCATAAAACGAGCTAAAGCATGTATTGTTATAGGTTCAAGCCTAAGCGTTTATCCTGCAGCAGCTATCCCAGAAACGGCGCTTAAGTTTAATGCAAAACTAATTATAATTAACAAAATGAAAACTCACCTGGATAACTTTGCCGATGCTGTATTCAACGAGAGTTCAAGCCTCGTTCTCGAAAAATTATATGAAATATTAACGTCATAA
- a CDS encoding MBL fold metallo-hydrolase, with translation MQKKASTRITILVDNIVLSSSPANLLAEHGFSALIETERQTFLYDTGSSGIVLLNNAHRLKKDLKNIDAIILSHNHSDHTGGLFALLDYLRKDIRVYAHHNIFKKTFSKKTKKITFIGIPFAKEMLESLGANFIFLDSPIKINENIFLSYQIESSNSFEITDQNLLKLDENGQLVPDTFEEDLSIYFKNSDRLSVLTGCAHMGVINIVEQGKKVTGCKKLGAIIGGSHLGPASKEQQDKTIEALKELTPERIAFVHCTGLEMISRCANELKDKFIFSGVGSTFEV, from the coding sequence ATGCAAAAAAAAGCATCTACAAGAATAACAATTCTCGTAGACAATATAGTTCTTTCTTCCAGTCCAGCCAATCTTCTTGCAGAACATGGATTTAGCGCTTTAATTGAGACTGAAAGGCAAACTTTTCTTTACGATACTGGCTCAAGCGGTATAGTTCTACTAAACAACGCGCACAGACTTAAAAAGGACTTGAAAAATATTGATGCAATTATTCTTTCACACAATCACAGCGATCATACAGGTGGACTTTTTGCCTTGCTTGACTATCTTAGAAAGGACATAAGGGTCTATGCGCACCATAACATTTTTAAAAAAACTTTTTCCAAAAAAACAAAAAAGATAACCTTTATAGGAATACCGTTTGCTAAAGAAATGCTTGAATCTCTGGGAGCAAATTTTATATTTTTAGACTCCCCAATCAAAATTAATGAAAACATATTCCTATCTTACCAGATAGAGTCATCAAATAGCTTTGAAATAACAGATCAAAATCTTTTAAAGCTCGATGAAAATGGACAACTTGTGCCAGATACATTTGAAGAAGACTTGAGCATATACTTCAAAAACAGCGATAGACTTTCTGTACTAACAGGTTGTGCCCACATGGGAGTAATAAATATTGTTGAACAGGGTAAGAAGGTTACAGGTTGCAAGAAATTGGGAGCTATCATTGGAGGCTCTCACCTTGGACCAGCATCTAAAGAGCAACAAGATAAAACAATAGAGGCTCTTAAAGAGCTTACCCCAGAAAGGATAGCTTTTGTTCACTGCACAGGACTTGAGATGATTTCAAGGTGCGCAAATGAGTTAAAGGATAAATTTATTTTTTCTGGCGTTGGCTCAACTTTTGAGGTGTAG